The following is a genomic window from Pseudomonas parafulva.
TGAAGGGCGTCTGCGCGACCATGCGCCAGCGTACGGCCTGGCGCTTGCCCTGAGCATCGACCAGGTAGAACGCGTTGAGGCTGTTGTAGTCGGTGTTGGCGAAGCTGTCGCTCGGTTTGGCGCTGCCGGCCCATTGGCGGAATGCCGCGCTTTCCGGGTGGGCGGCAAAGAACGCCTGGAGCTTGGCCGGGTCCGGCTTACCGGTGCCGGGTGCCGGACCACTGGCCAGCACCAGGTCGTAGAACCCCTGTGGATCGCTGACCGCCAGCACCGGCGGGTTGTTCATGCCGGTTCGCCACACCTGGCCATCATCGCTGCTGAACTGCACCGCCAGGCTGCGCGTCGGCACGCCGGCGTCGGGGCTGTAGGGGTTGGCGCCGCCGATGGCGAAGCGCCCGATCACCGGCACCCGCGCCTGGCTGAACACCCGTGCCGTGGACAGTGCCTGGGCCTGACCGCTGCTTTCGAACCAGCCGCTGACGCACAGGCCTTTGGCGTGGTTCTTGCGATAGCCGGGGTGATGACCGGCTTGGGCTTCAAAGGTGTCGATGATGCGCTGTGGCGTCAGGCCTGGGCGGCCGATCCAGCCGGCGGCATAGGCGAAACCTGCGCCCAGCGCGGCCACCGTGGCGGCGATGGCCGCCAGGCGCAGGGCCTTGGCCGAACCTTGCAGGGGAGTGTTCATGGTGACGTTCCGGGTCAGTGAATGAGCCGGTATGACGCAGGGCGCGAAAATTTATTCCCGCGACGGGAATAGATGCGTTCCAGGCCCGTCTGATCCTTACACTGACAGCCCGCGGGCCCGGAATCCGTTATGCACGACTTGGACGAACGACAATGGCGCGATCTGCTGCAGCGTTTGCGGCGCTTCGCCCTGTGGTTGACCCGCGACAGCGCGGCGGCCGACGATCTGGTCCAGGCCACCGTCGAGCGCGCCCTGGCCCGCAGCGGGCAGCGGCGCGCGGATGAAAACCGCCGGGCCTGGCTGTTCACCATCCTCTATCGGCTGTTTCTCGACGGCAAACGTCGCGAACGTCTGCACGCGCGCTGGCTGGGTTGGTTCGGCCGTGGCGCCCAGGCTGACGAGCCGCTGGGCTACGACACCGAAAGCATCGTACTGGCCCAGGCCGACCTGCAGGCCTTCGCGCGGCTGCCCAGCGAGCAGCGCGCGCTGTTGCTGCTGGTCAGCGTGGAGGGCCTGAGTTACAAGGAAGTCGCCCAGGCCCTGGCCATCCCCATCGGCACGGTGATGTCGCGCCTGTCGCGCGCCCGCGCCGCGTTGCGCGAACTGACCGAGGGCACGCCTGCATCCCCGGCCTTGCGGAGACTCAAATGACCGACCTGATTCCCACCGAGCACGAGTTGCACGCCTATGTCGATGATCGTCTGACACCTGCACGGCGGGTCGAGGTCGAGGCGTGGCTGACGGCCCACCCGGACCAGGCGGCACGCATCGAAGCCTGGCGCCAGGACGCCCGGCGCTTGCGTGCGGCCTTGGCAGGCTTCAGCGACCTGCCGCCCAACCCGCACCTGGAGCTGGCGCCCTTGCGCCAACGCCTGGCTCGGCGCCGCCGTCAGCGTCTGGCCTCGGCGGCGGTGCTGGTGCTGGCGTTGGGGCTGGGTGGGTTCGGCGGATGGCAAGCCCGTGAGTCGACCTTGTTCGCCGGCCTGCTGCCGATGGCTGATGCGGTCCAGGCGCACAAATTGTTCGCCCAGACCGCGCAGTTGGATATCGCCGCCAAGGACCCGGCGCAGTTGCAAGCCTGGCTGGGTCGCCATTTCGCCCGCGTCGGTCAACTGCCGGACCTGAGCAGCTACGGCTTGCAGCCAGTGGGGGCACGGCTGCTGGCCAACGAGGACGGTCCGGCGGCATTGCTGGTGTTCCAGGATGCCGGTGGGCAGCGCATCAGCCTGTTCCTGCGCTCGCCGGGCGCGCACTACGGGCAGATGCCCAGTGGGCAGCGCGTGGATGGCCAGCTCGAAGCGCGGTACTGGTCCCATGGCGCCTACAACTTTGCCTTGGTCAGCGCCGCCGACGACAGTCGCGGCGAGCCTGTGCGTCAGGCGCTCGGCCTGAGCCTTTGAATGCGCGTAGGGGTGGGTGACGCCAGCGCTGAAAGCGCTATGCTTGCCGGCATGTCCAGCACACCACCCCTGCGTCAGCCCTGTCCTCCCGGCGCCTGCGATTGCGGCCGCGAGCAACTGCACGGGCAATCGCCCAAGGCCCAGCGCATCCTCTTGCTGACGCGGCAGGAGGAAAAGCGCCTGCTCGAACGCCTGGAGAATCTCAAGAGTCTCGAAGACCTGCAGCGCTTGCAGACCAAGCTGTACGAGCAGTTGGGCATTCGTGTGCAGGTGGCGCCAGGCTACAACGAAGTGCGCACCATGCGCGGCTTCGTCATCGAGCTGCAGGACCAGCCGGGCCTGTGTCGCAAGACCCGGCAGGCGATTCCCGCCGCTATTCGCCGGGGCCTGGAGCGCAACCCGCAGGTGGCTTACCGCCTGCTCGATGCCCATGACTTGCTCGGCGGTGGCGGGGACAGTCCGGTCTGAGCCTCAGAAGCTCGCCTTGACCTGCAAGCCGACGATCAGCGCGTTATCGATTGCTTTGCCGGAGAAGGCGCCCGGCTCGATGATGTATTGCACATCGGGGCGCAGGTTCAGCCAGGGCGTGGCCTGGTAGCCATAGCTCAACTCGATCAACTGCTCGGCGCTGTCCAGGTCCGGGAAGTCGCGACCGGCCTCGAACGCCGAGGCTTCCAGCACCTCACGGCTGCGCGGGTTGGGCACGGCGCGGCCGTAGCCCAGCGCCAAGGTGTCGCGTGGGCGACCCTCGAAGGGCTTGTACAGCACCACGCCCGCGCCGTACCAGCGGGTGAAGGGCGAGGCCGCCTTGCTCGACGCCGAATACTGCCCGAAGGCATGCAGGCTGCGCCCGGCCGAGGTTGAATCGTTCCACAGAGCCTGGTCGATCAACAGGTAATGGCCACCGCGCCCGGCCACTTCGCGGTCGCTGCCGATGCGCCGCACATTCGAGCTGTCGTAGTAGTAGCCCAGTTTGTATTCGCCCGGCAGTTCGCCCTGGAGCTTGTACACCAGTTCCACCGGTAGCACGGTACCGGTGGTGTGCTTGGGCCCCAGGTGCCAGGCGCGGCTGGAATTGCCATTGCTCTGCGGGTCGACGTTGAACGCGGCCACGCGCAGTTGCCAGGACGGCGAGAAGTCGTACTTCAGGCGTGCCCCCAAGTGCGCGTTGGGGTAGTTGGTCCAGCCGCTGCCGCCGGACATGTTCAGCGGGTGACCGCAGAAACCGGCGTTCATGAAGTTGCACAGGATGCCGCTGTCCAGGCCGCCCAGGTCGTTGCCCATGGCCATGTAGCCGAGTTTCACGTTCAGTGCCGGGGTGAACAGGCTGCGTTCGTAGCTCAGTTCGGTCAGGCGGGTGTACAGGCCACCGTAGTTTTCCTGGATCGGCAGGCGGTTGCCCACCAGGTCCGCGGAGGCGCTGTTGCCGCGACGGTCATTGATCGTCAGTTGGACCTTGCCGCCATTGTCCAGGCCGTACAGCTTCGACAGGTCGAACTGCACGCCGAGCTTGACGTTTTGCGAGTAACGCGCCGAGCGGCGCAGGCCGCCATGGGCGTTGTAGGCGGTTTCGCCGCTGTAGTCGCCCGTGAAGCGGATGCCGTCGGCTTCGAGCTGGGAGCGCAGGCCGCCCCAGTCGCCGCTCAGGGTGGTGCGCTGCATCAGGTCGCCGTCGGCCAGGACGGCAGTGCTGGCCAGGGCCAGTAGCAGGGTAGGGGTCATGCGGGTTGCGGATGGCATTGCGGGGTCTCGGGTAGTCTTTCAGGGCCTGTCTGCGGATAAACCCACACCTACAGCAGTTGCGCGACTGCAGGTGCGGGTTGACCCGCGAAACAGGCGACGCGGTCTCAAGGCAAGGCGTAGGAAATCACATAGTCGCCACGGTCAGTGGACTGCCGCGCCCCACCGGCGGTGATCACCACGTACTGCTTGCCGGTCTTGGGCGACACGTAGGTCATCGGCCCGCCCTGGCTGCCGACCGGCAGACGCGCCTTCCAGATTTCCGCGCCGTTGCTGCTGTCGTAGGCGCGCAGGTAGAAGTCCTGGGTGCCGGCGATGAACACCAGCCCGCCCTGGGTGGACAGGGTGCCGCCCAGGGTCGGCAGGCCGATCTTGATCGGCAGGTGCATGCGGATACCCAGGGGACCGGTGTCCTCGACGGTGCCCACCGGCACCTGCCAGGCGATCTTCTGGGTCTTCATGTCGATGGCGGTGAGGGTGCCGTAGGGCGGAGCCTGGCACGGAATGCCGGCCACCGACAGGAAGCGGTTCTTGTTCACCGCATACGGCGTGCCCTTGAGCGGCACCGCGCCCATGCCGGTGTTCAGTGCTTCGCCGCCGGAGGTGGCCTGGCCTTTGTTCTGCGACGGGATCATCTGAATCCACAGGCCCAGGCGCATGTCGTTGACGAAAATGAAACCGTGCACCGGGTCGGTGGACAGGCTGCCCCAGTTCATGCCGCCCAGCGAGCCGGGGAAGCTCAGCGACAGGTCGGTGCCTGGCGCGGTGTACAGGCCGTCGTAGCGCATCTTCTTGAAGTCGATGCGGCACAGCAGTTGGTCATACGGGGTGGCCCCCCACATGTCCGACTCGGTGAGGGTCTGCGCGCCGATCTGCGGCATGCCGACCGATTTGGGCTGGGTCGGCGAGTACGGCTCGTTGGGGATGTTGCTCGGCTTGACCGGTACTTCGTCGACCTGGGTCAGCGGTTTGCCGGTGGCGCGGTCGAGCACGTAGATCTGCCCGGCCTTGGTGCCGATCACCACGGCGGGTACGGTGCTGCCGTCGGGCTTGGTGAAGTCTATCAGGCTGGGCTGCATCGGCAGGTCGAAGTCCCAGAGGTCGTTGTGCACGGTCTGGTACACCCACTTCTCGTTGCCCGTGGTGGCGTCCAGGGCCAGCACCGAGGCGCCGTAGGTGTGGTCGAGCTTGCTGCGTTCGACGCCGTAGAT
Proteins encoded in this region:
- a CDS encoding catalase family peroxidase — its product is MNTPLQGSAKALRLAAIAATVAALGAGFAYAAGWIGRPGLTPQRIIDTFEAQAGHHPGYRKNHAKGLCVSGWFESSGQAQALSTARVFSQARVPVIGRFAIGGANPYSPDAGVPTRSLAVQFSSDDGQVWRTGMNNPPVLAVSDPQGFYDLVLASGPAPGTGKPDPAKLQAFFAAHPESAAFRQWAGSAKPSDSFANTDYNSLNAFYLVDAQGKRQAVRWRMVAQTPFSPLPAKVEDNLYLQHDLQHRLSQAPLRWTLRLTLAEPGDAVDDPASQWPQTRRSVDAGTLVIDQVDAPEQGACRDLNFDPLILPDGIQPSADPILAARSAAYSESFNRRSRETLGAGARP
- a CDS encoding carbohydrate porin — its product is MPSATRMTPTLLLALASTAVLADGDLMQRTTLSGDWGGLRSQLEADGIRFTGDYSGETAYNAHGGLRRSARYSQNVKLGVQFDLSKLYGLDNGGKVQLTINDRRGNSASADLVGNRLPIQENYGGLYTRLTELSYERSLFTPALNVKLGYMAMGNDLGGLDSGILCNFMNAGFCGHPLNMSGGSGWTNYPNAHLGARLKYDFSPSWQLRVAAFNVDPQSNGNSSRAWHLGPKHTTGTVLPVELVYKLQGELPGEYKLGYYYDSSNVRRIGSDREVAGRGGHYLLIDQALWNDSTSAGRSLHAFGQYSASSKAASPFTRWYGAGVVLYKPFEGRPRDTLALGYGRAVPNPRSREVLEASAFEAGRDFPDLDSAEQLIELSYGYQATPWLNLRPDVQYIIEPGAFSGKAIDNALIVGLQVKASF
- a CDS encoding sigma-70 family RNA polymerase sigma factor, which encodes MHDLDERQWRDLLQRLRRFALWLTRDSAAADDLVQATVERALARSGQRRADENRRAWLFTILYRLFLDGKRRERLHARWLGWFGRGAQADEPLGYDTESIVLAQADLQAFARLPSEQRALLLLVSVEGLSYKEVAQALAIPIGTVMSRLSRARAALRELTEGTPASPALRRLK
- a CDS encoding anti-sigma factor family protein, which codes for MTDLIPTEHELHAYVDDRLTPARRVEVEAWLTAHPDQAARIEAWRQDARRLRAALAGFSDLPPNPHLELAPLRQRLARRRRQRLASAAVLVLALGLGGFGGWQARESTLFAGLLPMADAVQAHKLFAQTAQLDIAAKDPAQLQAWLGRHFARVGQLPDLSSYGLQPVGARLLANEDGPAALLVFQDAGGQRISLFLRSPGAHYGQMPSGQRVDGQLEARYWSHGAYNFALVSAADDSRGEPVRQALGLSL